The following proteins are encoded in a genomic region of Pseudodesulfovibrio mercurii:
- a CDS encoding methylenetetrahydrofolate reductase: MKIIDRIRDNGPFLSLEFFPPKERDQWPRFFGQVERLAGLDPLFASVTYGAGGSFQDNTLEIAAEVHKRFGLTTMSHLTCVGAEKRSIAAYMDRLLEAGVSDVLALRGDMPGNDPAEVWKDFRHASDLVEFVRQGWPEAGVAAACYPDAHPESGSIDDDLRWTCHKFNTGADFGVTQLFFDVRRYQDLVRRLRSRGIDNPVVPGILPVLAMQSLDRILSLCGANIPLKLYLEIREAFDTGGDEAVRRKGVDIARRQIRELLALGAPGIHLYSLNNADVCLDILRDVPELRG; encoded by the coding sequence ATGAAGATCATCGATCGCATCCGGGACAACGGCCCGTTTCTCTCCCTCGAATTCTTTCCGCCCAAGGAGCGCGACCAGTGGCCCCGCTTCTTCGGACAGGTGGAGCGGCTGGCCGGGCTCGATCCCCTGTTCGCCTCGGTCACCTACGGGGCCGGAGGCTCGTTCCAGGACAACACCCTGGAGATCGCGGCCGAGGTGCACAAGCGGTTCGGGCTGACGACCATGTCGCACCTGACCTGCGTGGGCGCGGAGAAACGGTCCATCGCCGCGTACATGGACCGGTTGCTCGAGGCGGGCGTCAGCGACGTCCTGGCCCTGCGCGGGGACATGCCGGGCAACGACCCGGCCGAGGTCTGGAAGGACTTCCGGCACGCCTCGGACCTGGTGGAGTTCGTGCGTCAGGGGTGGCCGGAGGCGGGCGTGGCCGCGGCCTGTTATCCCGACGCCCACCCCGAGTCCGGGTCCATCGACGACGACCTGCGCTGGACCTGCCACAAGTTCAACACGGGCGCGGACTTCGGCGTGACCCAGTTGTTCTTCGACGTGCGCCGCTACCAGGACCTGGTGCGCAGGCTGCGTTCCCGTGGCATCGACAACCCCGTGGTGCCGGGCATCCTGCCGGTCCTGGCCATGCAGTCCCTGGACCGCATCCTGTCCCTGTGCGGGGCGAACATCCCGCTCAAGCTCTACCTGGAGATCCGGGAGGCCTTCGACACCGGCGGCGACGAGGCCGTGCGGCGCAAGGGCGTGGACATCGCCCGGCGGCAGATCCGCGAGCTCCTGGCCCTGGGGGCTCCCGGCATCCACTTGTATTCCTTGAATAACGCCGATGTCTGCCTGGACATCCTCCGGGATGTGCCGGAGCTGCGCGGCTAG
- a CDS encoding ribonucleoside triphosphate reductase — protein MPSKILKRDGCIETWSTKRIGNAIFKALKGSGIKDPLLADRLAGKVEKKLKDVDIPEQEQVQDMVQEVLMEARLFKVAERYIIYREKRRELRSQDEAFLDIAQVTDGYLNNVDWRVNENSNMTHSYQGLILHMAGAVQARYMLEKYPEEVRLAHTHGYFHIHDLSFGLAGYCSGWSLRDLLLEGFNLRDRCSSTPAKHFDAACGQMVNFLGTLQNEWAGAQAFNNVDTYLAPFIRNDGLSYHDVKQQIQKLLHNLNATSRWGGQSPFTNFTLDFVPPAHIAKEPVIIGGEFKDSTYGEYAEEMAMFNRAFLEVMLQGDADGRIFSFPIPTYNVTKDFPWESEEGRLLLKMTAKYGAPYFQNFINSDLNPEDVRSMCCRLQMDLREIRKKTGGLFGAGDLTGSIGVVTLNLPKLAYLAHNEEDFMDLIAEYARLASESLEFKRKVVQQNLDAGMFPFSRRYLKNGFKGHFSTIGLIGGHEACMNLLHKGLDTPSGSMLMQRVLKLLRRLVVRFQEETGNLYNLEATPGEGTCYRLAKIDRELYADIYTSGDETPYYTNSTLLPVGISSDVFFALEHQNELQTLYNGGTVFHTFLGEAAPDEESVKNFLIKAMTKTKIPYISVTPTFSICEDHGYLYGEHFQCPTCGKEAEVYTRVVGYYRPVGRWNKGKQEEYRDRIEYSRQSFCRPACEPATEPVGEPA, from the coding sequence ATGCCCAGCAAAATACTCAAGCGTGACGGCTGCATCGAAACCTGGTCCACCAAACGGATCGGCAACGCCATCTTCAAGGCCCTCAAGGGCAGCGGCATCAAGGACCCGCTGCTGGCCGACCGGCTGGCCGGAAAGGTGGAAAAAAAGCTCAAGGACGTGGACATCCCCGAGCAGGAACAGGTCCAGGACATGGTCCAGGAGGTCCTCATGGAGGCCCGCCTGTTCAAGGTGGCCGAACGCTACATCATCTACCGCGAAAAGCGGCGCGAGCTGCGCTCCCAGGACGAGGCCTTCCTGGACATCGCCCAGGTGACCGACGGCTACCTGAACAACGTGGACTGGCGGGTCAACGAGAACTCGAACATGACCCACTCCTACCAGGGGCTGATCCTGCACATGGCGGGCGCGGTCCAGGCCCGGTACATGCTCGAAAAGTACCCCGAGGAGGTCCGCCTGGCCCACACCCACGGCTACTTCCACATCCACGACCTGTCCTTCGGTCTGGCCGGATACTGCTCGGGCTGGTCCCTGCGCGATCTGCTGCTCGAAGGGTTCAACCTGCGCGACCGCTGCTCGTCCACCCCGGCAAAACACTTCGACGCGGCCTGCGGCCAGATGGTCAACTTCCTCGGCACCCTGCAGAACGAATGGGCCGGGGCCCAGGCCTTCAACAACGTGGACACCTACCTGGCCCCGTTCATCCGCAACGACGGGCTCAGCTACCACGACGTCAAGCAGCAGATCCAGAAACTGCTCCACAACCTCAACGCCACCTCGCGCTGGGGCGGGCAGTCGCCGTTCACCAACTTCACCCTGGACTTCGTGCCGCCCGCGCACATCGCCAAGGAACCGGTGATCATCGGCGGCGAGTTCAAGGATTCCACCTACGGCGAGTACGCCGAGGAGATGGCCATGTTCAACCGCGCCTTCCTGGAGGTCATGCTCCAGGGCGACGCGGACGGGCGCATCTTCTCCTTCCCCATCCCCACGTACAACGTGACCAAGGACTTCCCCTGGGAATCCGAGGAAGGCAGGCTGCTGCTCAAGATGACCGCCAAGTACGGCGCGCCCTACTTCCAGAACTTCATCAACTCGGACCTGAACCCCGAGGACGTGCGCTCCATGTGCTGCCGCTTGCAGATGGACCTGCGCGAAATCCGCAAGAAGACCGGCGGCCTGTTCGGCGCGGGCGACCTGACCGGGTCCATCGGCGTGGTCACCCTGAACCTGCCCAAGCTGGCCTACCTCGCCCACAACGAGGAGGACTTCATGGACCTCATCGCCGAGTACGCCCGGCTGGCCTCGGAGTCCCTGGAGTTCAAGCGCAAGGTGGTCCAGCAGAACCTGGACGCGGGCATGTTCCCGTTCTCCCGGCGCTACCTCAAGAACGGGTTCAAGGGCCACTTCTCGACCATCGGGCTCATCGGCGGCCACGAGGCGTGCATGAACCTGCTGCACAAGGGGCTCGACACCCCGTCCGGCTCGATGCTCATGCAGAGGGTGCTCAAACTCCTGCGCCGCCTTGTGGTCCGGTTCCAGGAGGAGACCGGCAACCTGTACAACCTCGAGGCCACGCCCGGCGAGGGCACCTGTTACAGGCTGGCCAAGATCGACCGCGAGCTGTACGCCGACATCTACACCTCGGGCGACGAGACCCCCTACTACACCAACTCCACCCTGCTGCCCGTGGGCATCAGCTCGGACGTGTTCTTCGCCCTGGAGCACCAGAATGAGCTCCAGACCCTGTACAACGGCGGCACGGTCTTCCACACCTTCCTGGGCGAGGCCGCCCCGGACGAGGAGAGCGTGAAGAACTTCCTGATCAAGGCCATGACCAAGACCAAGATTCCGTACATCTCGGTCACGCCGACCTTCTCCATCTGCGAGGACCACGGCTACCTCTACGGCGAGCACTTCCAGTGCCCGACCTGCGGCAAGGAGGCCGAGGTCTACACCCGCGTGGTCGGCTACTACCGCCCGGTGGGCCGCTGGAACAAGGGCAAGCAGGAGGAGTACAGGGACCGCATCGAGTACTCGCGGCAGAGCTTCTGCCGTCCGGCCTGCGAACCCGCGACCGAACCGGTGGGCGAGCCCGCCTGA
- a CDS encoding alpha/beta hydrolase: MKINVIKTMLAMLPILALALASNAAYAEENDMTWDKTFKLSDKVVHEKVSYPNRYGITLSADMYMPKDMDKSKKYPALVVGTPYGGVKEQGAGIYAQTMAERGFVAIAFDESFNGESGGEPRHISSPEIFSEDFSAGVDFLGTRPFVDRNRIGAIGICGSGGFSLKAAQVDQRIKAVATASMYDMSRVIRNGWQDSMTGEERTRMLTELGEQRWKDFEAGAPLLPEGFPTVAVDSIPEGLDPISSEFWEYYAMPRGHHPRSHGPFTATSNMAFANFPLLNYIDTISPRPILFIMGEKAHSRYFTEDAYKAAKEPKELVIVPGARHIDLYDRTDMIPFDKLEAFFTKALK; the protein is encoded by the coding sequence ATGAAGATCAACGTGATCAAAACCATGCTGGCCATGCTGCCGATCCTGGCGCTGGCCCTGGCAAGCAACGCAGCCTATGCGGAGGAAAACGATATGACCTGGGACAAGACATTCAAGTTGAGCGACAAGGTGGTTCACGAAAAGGTGTCGTACCCCAACCGGTACGGGATCACGCTGTCCGCCGACATGTACATGCCGAAGGACATGGACAAGTCCAAGAAATACCCGGCGCTGGTCGTGGGCACCCCCTACGGCGGCGTCAAGGAGCAGGGCGCGGGCATCTACGCCCAGACCATGGCCGAGCGCGGCTTCGTGGCCATCGCCTTTGACGAGTCCTTCAACGGCGAAAGCGGCGGCGAGCCCCGCCACATCTCGTCCCCGGAGATATTCTCCGAGGACTTCAGCGCGGGCGTGGACTTCCTGGGCACCCGGCCCTTCGTGGACCGGAACCGGATCGGGGCCATCGGCATCTGCGGCAGCGGCGGGTTCTCCCTCAAGGCCGCGCAGGTGGACCAGCGCATCAAGGCCGTGGCCACCGCGTCCATGTACGACATGAGTCGCGTGATCCGCAACGGCTGGCAGGACTCCATGACCGGCGAGGAGCGCACCAGGATGCTCACCGAGCTCGGCGAGCAGCGCTGGAAGGACTTCGAGGCGGGCGCTCCTCTGCTGCCCGAGGGCTTCCCGACCGTGGCGGTCGATTCCATCCCCGAAGGGCTGGACCCCATCAGCAGCGAGTTCTGGGAATACTACGCCATGCCGCGCGGCCATCATCCCCGGTCCCACGGCCCGTTCACCGCGACCAGCAACATGGCCTTCGCGAACTTCCCGCTGCTGAACTACATCGACACCATCTCGCCCCGTCCGATTCTGTTCATCATGGGCGAGAAGGCGCACTCCCGGTACTTCACCGAGGACGCCTACAAGGCGGCCAAGGAGCCCAAGGAGCTGGTCATCGTCCCCGGCGCGCGGCACATCGATCTGTACGACCGCACGGACATGATCCCCTTCGACAAGCTGGAAGCCTTCTTCACCAAGGCGCTGAAGTAG
- a CDS encoding iron-containing alcohol dehydrogenase, whose amino-acid sequence MNFEFQNPTRIIFGAGNLARLGDVVGEYGKKALVVTGGGSVKRSGVFDRAVESLKAAGIAVAECSGVEPNPRITSVARGAETVRAEGCDVIVALGGGSVMDASKVISAAALYDGDPWDMILHGQENVYVPTEALPVITVPTIAATGSETNCGAVITNEETKVKSFIQIPLLYPKVAVMDPELTVSVPRDQTAYGVCDLITHLTESYLNGIDNTPIQDRLAEGVIQTAMEWGPRAIADGGDVEARAQIQWAASVALIGWAQIGTDAPYPVHMMEHTVSAYHDITHAAGLAIINPAWMRFAARSNTAKYVQFAERVFGLKAKGADDLDCALEGIDKFEAFLKSIGCPTRFSELGIGDELFETYARDTLKIVSDGKGNLPGRPVMSVEDMIGIFRSAL is encoded by the coding sequence ATGAATTTTGAATTTCAAAACCCGACTCGCATTATCTTTGGCGCCGGCAATCTTGCCCGGCTCGGCGATGTCGTCGGTGAATACGGGAAAAAGGCCCTGGTCGTCACCGGCGGCGGCAGCGTCAAGCGTAGCGGCGTGTTCGACCGGGCGGTCGAGAGCCTGAAGGCGGCCGGCATTGCCGTGGCCGAGTGCTCCGGCGTGGAGCCCAACCCGCGCATCACCTCCGTGGCCAGAGGCGCGGAGACCGTCCGCGCCGAAGGGTGCGACGTGATCGTGGCCCTGGGCGGCGGCAGCGTCATGGACGCCTCCAAGGTCATCTCGGCCGCTGCCCTGTACGACGGCGACCCCTGGGACATGATCCTGCACGGCCAGGAAAACGTGTACGTGCCGACCGAGGCCCTGCCGGTCATCACCGTGCCGACCATCGCGGCCACGGGCTCCGAGACCAACTGCGGGGCGGTCATCACCAACGAGGAGACCAAGGTCAAGTCCTTCATCCAGATTCCGCTGCTCTACCCCAAGGTCGCGGTCATGGACCCCGAGCTGACCGTGAGCGTGCCCAGGGACCAGACCGCCTACGGCGTCTGCGACCTGATCACCCACCTGACCGAGTCCTACCTGAACGGCATCGACAACACGCCCATCCAGGACCGGCTGGCCGAAGGCGTCATCCAGACCGCCATGGAATGGGGCCCGAGGGCCATCGCCGACGGCGGCGACGTGGAGGCGCGCGCCCAGATCCAGTGGGCCGCTTCGGTGGCGCTCATCGGCTGGGCCCAGATCGGCACCGACGCGCCCTATCCCGTGCACATGATGGAGCACACCGTGTCCGCCTACCACGACATCACCCACGCGGCGGGCCTGGCCATCATCAACCCGGCCTGGATGCGCTTCGCGGCCCGGTCCAACACCGCCAAGTACGTCCAGTTCGCCGAGCGCGTTTTCGGCCTGAAGGCCAAGGGGGCCGACGATTTGGACTGCGCCCTGGAGGGCATCGACAAGTTCGAGGCGTTCCTCAAGAGCATCGGCTGCCCGACCCGCTTCTCCGAGCTGGGCATCGGCGACGAGCTCTTCGAGACCTACGCCAGGGACACCCTCAAGATCGTCAGCGACGGCAAGGGCAACCTGCCCGGCCGCCCGGTCATGAGCGTCGAGGACATGATCGGGATTTTCCGGTCGGCCCTCTAG
- a CDS encoding AraC family transcriptional regulator, producing the protein MSNMLELLKEYDIPDGGALESAYQGVRFFKETRHVRRRPMLYNPGLCIVASGAKIGHLGGQSFHYDADNYLVVSVTMPFESESFPAEDGPLLGVYIDIDMGQLNDLIVQMDLQTEFPDMGNQGYPLGIGPSAMDEDMKDAVTKLLKALRSEREARILAPGLVREIYYRALCGSQAEVLYSLARGSNSFGQVGRVISLMEASYNEKLDVRQLAESAHMSVSAFHKAFKEITADSPLQYLKKIRLSRARDLIVQENMKAYLAADAVGYESPSQFSREFKRHFGQSPAEIIRGMRSA; encoded by the coding sequence ATGTCCAACATGCTCGAATTACTAAAAGAGTACGACATCCCCGACGGCGGCGCCCTTGAATCCGCCTACCAGGGCGTCCGTTTTTTCAAAGAGACCCGGCACGTACGGCGCAGGCCGATGTTGTACAATCCTGGATTGTGCATCGTGGCTTCGGGAGCCAAGATCGGACATCTCGGCGGCCAGTCCTTCCACTACGACGCGGACAACTATCTGGTCGTTTCCGTGACCATGCCCTTTGAAAGCGAATCCTTCCCCGCCGAGGACGGCCCGCTGCTCGGCGTATATATCGACATCGACATGGGGCAGTTGAACGACCTGATCGTTCAGATGGACCTGCAAACCGAATTCCCCGACATGGGAAACCAAGGGTACCCCCTCGGCATCGGCCCGTCCGCCATGGACGAGGACATGAAGGATGCCGTGACCAAGCTGCTCAAGGCGCTTCGCTCGGAAAGAGAGGCCAGGATTCTGGCCCCGGGACTGGTACGGGAAATCTATTACCGCGCCCTGTGCGGCAGCCAGGCGGAGGTGCTCTACTCCCTGGCCAGGGGCAGCAACTCGTTCGGCCAGGTGGGCCGCGTCATCAGCCTGATGGAAGCGAGCTACAACGAAAAGCTCGACGTGCGCCAACTGGCCGAATCGGCGCACATGAGCGTCTCCGCCTTCCACAAGGCGTTCAAGGAGATCACCGCCGACTCACCGCTGCAATACCTCAAGAAAATTCGCCTTTCCCGGGCCAGGGACCTCATCGTGCAGGAGAACATGAAGGCCTACCTGGCGGCCGACGCCGTGGGCTACGAAAGCCCGTCCCAGTTCAGCCGGGAGTTCAAGCGCCACTTCGGCCAAAGCCCGGCGGAGATCATTCGGGGGATGCGTTCGGCCTAG
- a CDS encoding LysR family transcriptional regulator, producing the protein MSREFFNDVPLLVEVARRKSFTKAAETLGMGVSTLSRRIKLLEERMGVLLFYRDTRNVEPTDNGAYLLDRCGYILDEVQNAYDSVVLNMQKPAGLIRICMFLDLYDDRPFKDALMDFAVKWPDIQMDLTFVEHPVDMRTDPFDVAFLIGPSIALPLIARKLLTIEPFLYASPALLERYSMPLEPGDLRRLPCIVLQRFGNRWPMHDGTRQVTVEVQPQYSFGSVEMCREFALAGHGVALLRREKAEPDERAGRLIRLLPDWSGGFVHDVYLVTGSNQLPQRVRLFVDHIQAHFAAGA; encoded by the coding sequence ATGAGTCGGGAATTTTTCAATGACGTCCCACTGCTGGTGGAAGTGGCGAGGCGGAAGAGCTTCACCAAGGCGGCGGAAACGCTCGGCATGGGCGTCTCGACCCTGTCGCGGCGCATCAAGCTGCTCGAAGAGCGGATGGGGGTGCTGCTTTTCTACCGGGACACCCGGAACGTCGAGCCCACGGACAACGGCGCGTACCTGCTGGACCGGTGCGGGTACATCCTCGACGAGGTGCAGAACGCCTACGACTCGGTGGTCCTGAACATGCAGAAACCGGCCGGACTGATCCGCATCTGCATGTTCCTGGACCTCTACGACGACCGGCCCTTCAAGGACGCCCTCATGGACTTCGCGGTCAAATGGCCGGACATTCAGATGGACCTGACCTTCGTGGAGCATCCGGTGGACATGCGCACGGACCCGTTCGACGTGGCCTTCCTCATCGGTCCCTCCATCGCCCTGCCGCTGATCGCCCGGAAACTCCTGACCATAGAACCGTTCCTGTACGCGTCGCCCGCGCTGCTGGAGCGGTATTCCATGCCCTTGGAGCCGGGAGACCTGCGCCGGTTGCCGTGCATCGTGCTCCAGCGGTTCGGCAACCGATGGCCCATGCACGACGGCACGCGGCAGGTGACCGTCGAGGTGCAGCCGCAGTACAGCTTCGGCTCCGTGGAGATGTGTCGTGAGTTCGCCCTGGCCGGGCACGGCGTGGCGCTGCTCCGCAGGGAGAAGGCCGAGCCGGATGAACGGGCCGGGCGGCTGATCCGCCTCCTCCCGGACTGGAGCGGAGGGTTCGTGCATGACGTCTACCTGGTGACGGGCTCGAACCAGCTGCCCCAGCGGGTCAGGCTGTTCGTGGACCACATTCAGGCCCATTTCGCGGCGGGCGCGTGA
- a CDS encoding DUF169 domain-containing protein translates to MTLQPILDGTAAFLEHLGLGEEPFGVHYADTLPENAYGPKTGTPISRELEDRGELDMQEVMKTFSCVMGNVWLARKKKGAAFISSEEYGCPGGVYYCSMMKPHLRFIEHYVSTGYEGSPLHGERYMPNPDAMRKFMLEVNPREAPGKYCIFKPLSHFTDDEKPEFVIFFARPEILSGLFTHAIFTTGDMECVVSPFGAGCTNMISWPLYYQGKGLEKAVIGGFDPSARKFMKTDELTFTVPLDLYEKMLAALPESMFTHETDWKNVRKKVERSAKAWGEDG, encoded by the coding sequence ATGACGTTGCAACCCATACTCGACGGCACCGCCGCCTTCCTGGAACACCTAGGCCTGGGGGAGGAGCCCTTCGGCGTCCACTACGCCGACACCCTGCCGGAGAACGCCTACGGCCCGAAAACGGGAACGCCCATCTCGCGCGAGCTGGAGGACCGGGGGGAACTGGACATGCAGGAGGTCATGAAGACCTTCTCCTGCGTCATGGGCAACGTCTGGCTGGCCAGGAAGAAGAAGGGCGCGGCCTTCATCTCCTCCGAAGAGTACGGCTGCCCCGGCGGCGTGTACTACTGTTCGATGATGAAGCCCCACCTCCGGTTCATCGAGCACTACGTGTCCACCGGGTACGAGGGCTCCCCCCTGCACGGCGAGCGCTACATGCCGAATCCCGACGCCATGCGGAAATTCATGCTCGAGGTGAATCCCCGCGAAGCACCGGGCAAATACTGCATCTTCAAGCCGCTGTCCCATTTCACCGACGACGAGAAGCCGGAGTTCGTCATCTTCTTTGCCCGGCCCGAGATCCTGAGCGGGCTCTTCACCCACGCCATCTTCACCACCGGCGACATGGAATGCGTGGTCTCCCCCTTCGGTGCGGGCTGCACCAACATGATCAGCTGGCCCCTCTACTACCAGGGCAAGGGGCTGGAGAAGGCCGTCATAGGCGGCTTCGACCCCTCGGCCCGGAAGTTCATGAAGACCGACGAGCTGACCTTCACGGTCCCGCTGGACCTCTATGAAAAGATGCTGGCCGCCCTGCCCGAGTCCATGTTCACCCACGAAACCGACTGGAAGAACGTGCGCAAGAAGGTCGAGCGCAGCGCCAAGGCGTGGGGCGAGGACGGCTAG
- a CDS encoding TIGR03905 family TSCPD domain-containing protein: MKSFQLPAEPRTVFPAEAPGDTEVFIPENVCAKMIRFAVDDGRLAYVRFTGGCDGNLKALSTLVTGMRVEDILEKLSGITCGRKDTSCAAQLCAALRGAVEDSED; encoded by the coding sequence ATGAAATCGTTCCAACTCCCTGCCGAACCGCGCACCGTGTTTCCGGCCGAAGCGCCCGGCGACACGGAGGTCTTCATTCCGGAAAACGTCTGCGCCAAGATGATCCGCTTCGCGGTTGACGACGGCCGCCTGGCCTACGTCCGTTTCACCGGTGGGTGCGACGGCAACCTCAAGGCCCTGTCCACCCTGGTCACGGGCATGCGCGTCGAGGACATCCTGGAGAAGCTGAGCGGCATCACCTGCGGCCGCAAGGACACCTCCTGCGCGGCCCAGCTCTGCGCCGCCCTGCGCGGTGCCGTGGAGGATTCCGAGGACTGA
- a CDS encoding YitT family protein, protein MNMQLRSLTDSLAWNVFLLTVGSVVYVLGYNGIAAHHNFVPGALYGLAVVGNNMVPDLSLSRWYVLLNVPLFVAAWKGVGRRFFFLNLYSMVIIALLTAYLHCDFGIKADVYSAIAAGAFMGAGAGLILRTYGGGGGLDVLAVILNRKYGLRFGVFYFLVNAVVMLTALNRFSPDIIIASLVMLFISSVVTEYVLSLFNQRKAVRILTRKGEEVVQNLTRVRKQHATIFPGKGGYSGIDVDMILSVTDRLRLRSLEQDVFAIDPEAIIVVENTFSVIGGPLGLRKNY, encoded by the coding sequence ATGAACATGCAGCTGCGGTCGCTAACTGACTCGCTTGCCTGGAATGTCTTTCTGTTGACCGTGGGGTCGGTGGTCTATGTCCTCGGCTACAACGGCATCGCCGCGCACCATAACTTCGTCCCCGGGGCCCTGTACGGCCTGGCCGTGGTGGGCAACAACATGGTGCCGGACCTGTCGCTGTCCCGGTGGTACGTGCTGCTGAACGTGCCGCTCTTTGTCGCGGCCTGGAAAGGCGTGGGGCGGAGGTTCTTTTTTCTCAATCTCTACAGCATGGTGATCATAGCCCTGCTGACCGCCTACCTGCATTGCGACTTCGGCATCAAGGCGGACGTCTACTCGGCCATCGCCGCGGGCGCCTTCATGGGGGCCGGGGCCGGGCTGATCCTGCGGACCTACGGCGGCGGGGGCGGTCTGGACGTTTTGGCCGTCATCCTGAACCGGAAGTACGGCCTGCGCTTCGGCGTGTTCTATTTTCTGGTCAACGCCGTGGTCATGCTCACCGCCCTCAATCGGTTCAGCCCGGACATCATCATCGCCTCGCTGGTCATGCTGTTCATCAGCTCCGTGGTCACGGAATACGTCCTCTCCCTGTTCAACCAGCGCAAGGCCGTCCGCATCCTGACCAGGAAGGGGGAGGAGGTCGTCCAAAACCTCACCCGCGTGCGCAAGCAGCACGCCACGATCTTCCCCGGCAAGGGCGGGTATTCCGGCATCGACGTGGACATGATTCTCTCGGTCACGGACCGGCTGCGGCTGCGCTCCCTCGAACAGGACGTCTTCGCCATCGACCCCGAGGCGATCATCGTCGTGGAGAACACCTTCAGCGTGATCGGAGGCCCCCTGGGGCTGCGCAAGAACTATTGA